Proteins encoded by one window of Chiroxiphia lanceolata isolate bChiLan1 chromosome 26, bChiLan1.pri, whole genome shotgun sequence:
- the VPS25 gene encoding vacuolar protein-sorting-associated protein 25: MAEAEAMSFAWPWQYSFPPFFTLQPNGETRQKQLSAWCALALAYSRRHRLPAMTVREAQDIPLFANSRLQRKLPLESIQVVLEELRKNGNLEWLDKNKTSFLIMWRRPEEWGKLIYQWVLKNGLTNSVFTLYELASGDDTESEEFHGLDEAMLLRALQALQQEHKAEIITLDDGRGVKFF, translated from the exons ATGGCGGAAGCGGAGGCGATGAGCTTCGCGTGGCCCTGGCAGTACAGCTTCCCGCCCTTCTTCAC GCTGCAGCCCAACGGCGAGACGAGGCAGAAGCAGCTGTCGGCCTGGTGCGCGCTGGCGCTGGCGTACAGCCGGCGGCACCGCCTGCCCGCCATGACGGTGCGGGAGGCGCAGGACATCCCGCTCTTCGCCAACAGCCGCCTCCAGC GGAAGCTGCCGCTGGAATCCATCCAggtggtgctggaggagctccGCAAGAACG GGAATCTGGAATGGTTGGATAAGAATAAAACCAGCTTTCTGATCATGTGGAGGAGACCAGAAGAATGGGGAAAGCTCATCTATCAGTGG GTGTTGAAGAATGGCCTGACCAACTCTGTGTTCACGCTGTACGAACTGGCCAGCGGGGATGATACCGAGAGCGAAG AGTTCCATGGCTTGGATGAGGCTATGCTGCTCCGTGCCCTGCAAGCcttgcagcaggagcacaagGCTGAAATTATCACGCTGGATGACGGCCGAGGCGTCAAGTTCTTCTGA
- the RAMP2 gene encoding receptor activity-modifying protein 2: MAPLAHTSSGHLSQGLLLLWVLLGTGLCHTDAETKGFGQDAGTSSPMAMSNGTAQPMEGNYSDITQKCWDYFVYLMRNVTASELCEWKVIRRPYSDLQLCLELWADRLNYSYPNALAEQYIFQSHHRYFHNCTLEHPVYFDPPEDVLLAMIIAPICLIPFLVTLVIWRSKDGKAQA, translated from the exons ATGGCACCGCTCGCACACACAAGCTCCGGCCACCTCTCCCaagggctcctgctgctctggg TGCTCCTGGGGACTGGGCTCTGCCACACGGACGCCGAGACAAAGGGCTTTGGCCAGGATGCCGGGACAAGCTCACCCATGGCCATGTCCAACGGGACAGCCCAGCCCATGG AGGGAAATTACTCTGACATCACACAGAAGTGCTGGGATTACTTCGTCTACCTGATGAGGAATGTGACAGCATCAGAGTTGTGCGAGTGGAAAGTCATCAGGAG ACCCTACAGCGACCTGCAGTTGTGCCTGGAGCTCTGGGCCGACCGCCTGAACTACAGCTACCCCAACGCACTGGCGGAGCAGTACATCTTTCAGAGCCACCACCGCTACTTCCACAACTGCACCCTGGAGCACCCGGTGTACTTCGACCCACCCGAGGACGTGTTGCTGGCCATGATCATCGCCCCCATCTGCCTCATCCCCTTCCTCGTCACCCTGGTCATCTGGCGCAGCAAGGATGGCAAGGCACAGGCCTAG